ATAGGGGGATTTACAACCTGTTGTAGCTCTCCCAGAGAAGGGCCTTTCCTGCGGCTGGCAGGTTAACAGCTGGACTGCCATACATGCAGACAGCTGCCCTGGGAGTGGAATTGCTGCTCAGGGGAGCACCTCGCTGATTTATACTCATGGCAGGCAGCGAGGAGTAGGGGAGGCAGCCACTtagcctggggctggagcctaCAGCAACAGTGAATCATGGCAGAGGCTTGCAGGCAAGCTGGGCAATTACCGTTCCCAATCAGAGGTGGGATTGCCCTTCCCTAGGTGTGCTGGAAGACATGGCATTGGCTTCAAGtgacaggggagagggagggatccTGACTTCTCTGTGCTTTGATGCTAGTTCATGAATGGAGCAGCGAGACCACAGTCAGTCTGGAGGGTGGGGGGTCATATGTCCATATCTTCCAGGCAGGGACAGCATCGTCTGTTCACATTTACTGGGAGAGGAGGGCATGTGGCAACCCTGGAATGGCAGGAAGTGGGCACCGACTCCCAGTGCGGTAGCCAGAGGCTGCCCAATATGGGAATTGGGCATCAGTCACACACAGCATCATCCCGAGACGAAGCACAGACCTCTGGCCCGTCTCGCCAGCCAGCTGAGAGGATTATCCCTGAGGAGTAACCTCTGAATGGGATCTGTTGCCTCTCTGAGGACAGCAATCTGGAATTAATTCTTTAGCCAGTTAATTGCAGGAGCGACTCAACGCTCTGTTCAGCGGGCTGGCTTTCCCCTTTCTGCTGCAGGCTATTAACTTCTCCCcctgttctctctccccctcttccccggTTCTCCTGGGCACCTGGAGCAGCAGCGACCGGTGAAGCAGTCCCTCAGTAAGTCCCTCTGCAGAGAATCCCACTGGAAATGCCTGCTGCTCTCCCTCCTCATGTACGGCTGCATGGGAGCTATGACCTGGTGCCATGTGACCAAGGTCACCCGGCTGACCTTTGACAGCGCCTACAAGGGCAAGTCCATGATGTATCACGATAGCCCCTGCTCCAATGGCTACGTTTACATCCCCCTGGCCTTCCTGGTGATGCTCTACGTGGTCTACCTGGTGGAGTGCTGGCACTGCTATGTCCGCAACGAGCTGCAGTACAAGGTGGACGTAGACAGCGTGCACGAGCGGGTGCAGCGAATGCAACAGGCCACCCCATGCATCTGGTGGAAAGCCATCAGTTACCACTATGTCCGGAGGACTCGGCAGGTCACCCGCTACCGCAATGGGGACGCTTACACCACCACCCAGGTGTATCACGAGAGGGTCAACACCCACGTGGCGGAGGCCGAGTTTGACTACTCCAACTGTGGGGTCAAGGACATTTCCAAGGACCTGATGGACCTGGAGAGCTACCCAGCCACTCGGCTCCGCTTCACCAAATGCTTCAGCTTTGCCAACGTTGAGTCCGAGAACTCCTACCTGACCCAGCGCGCCCGCTTCTTCACCGAGAACGAGGGGCTGGACGACTACatggaggccagggaggggaTGCACCTCAAGAACGTGGACTTTAAGGAATACATGGTGGCCTTTTCAGACCCAGACAACCTGCCCTGGTATGTGTCCCACTACGTCTTCTGGGTGGCTGCCCTGCTGAGCCTGTCCTGGCCTCTGCGGGTGCTGAATGAGTACCGCACCTCCTACGTCCATTACCACGTGGAGAAGCTCTTTGGGTTTGACTTTGTGGCagtaacaccagctgaggagcgcTCCTTCTGCAGGAGGATGCCCCGTGTCAACACGGTGGACAGCACTGAGCTGGAGTGGCACATCCGGTCCAACCAGCAGCTAGTGCCCAGCTACTCAGAGGCCGTCCTGATGGACTTGGTGGGGCTCTCCAGCTGCACTAGCTACTCTGCTTGCAGGTACGGGGGCTACCGGCAGAACTGCGAGCGGTGCCACAGGACTATAAGCAGCTCGTCCATTTTCTCCCGCAGCGCCCTGAGCATCTGTAACGGCAGCCCCAGGATCCCCTTCAGCAGCAGCCGCTTCTCGCTTGGCCGCCTCTATGGCTCCCGGCGCAGCTGTCTCTGGCAGAGCCGGAGCGGGAGCCTGAACGAGCAGAGCTGCCCGACCGAGCAAACCCgcctctccagccaggtcaccatGGAAGAGGAGGACCCTCCTGCTTACCAGGATGCCCTCTACTTCCCCGTCCTTATCGTGCACCGCAATGAGGGCTGCCTCAACCACGATCACCGTCACCTCCATCGGAATGGGTCCTGCATGGAGACCTCACTGTGAGCGGAGGGCAGCAAGGATCTCCCTCTTGATCACCGTGTCTCCAGACACAGGGACTTGGGAAGGGAGGGGATAGCCAGGAAAACAAGGCACCAGTGCCCCACTCAGCATGTGGGATGGAGAGGTCACTGCTTCTTGGTCTCCAAGGACAGGCTCAACAGCTGCTGCCTTTCCTCCCAGCCACATGGCCCCTTTGATGTCATGGAGGAGGGGGTGGCAGCAGGATGGGTGAGCAGCAGCACCACCTGTGCATGGCACAAAATGACAGACCGATGACCAGATGCAAAAAATGGTAGAAAGGAAAGGACTGAAGGAGGGAGCTGGGTGCTGTAGTTTCAAGCTCGGACTCGAAAGGCCCCGGGTGGCTGGAATAGTGCTAAATGACAACTAccacccaccaccctgctgcacccGTGACCTCTGCCCCTCTCCCGCAGCGCTGCAGACTTACTCTCCCGCAGAGGGGTCCCGCATGGGGCCAAGAGGATCAAGGTCTGGCAGCACATTCCCTTTGGAGCAGCGATTAACTCCTCATGCGCCAAAGATCCTGGGGCACCCGGGCCCATAGAGCTGAAGGGCAGTTTAGAGGAGATGCTTAAAACCACAAGGCCAactctttcccccctttttttgagACTGTGCTCCGACTGTTACACTGTCCCCAGCTGCTGGGATGGGCATCGCTGCCAGACGGCTCCTTAGAAAGCCTCAGCACTCCAGGGCCAAAAATCGGCATTCCCTAGGTAAAGCTTAAAGCCAAGTACTTTTCCATTtggggttgcagaaagcaggaaGCAACAGGGAATATACCAAGGAAAGGCCCTACCTGGCATTAGAGTGCAGTCACAGCATGAAGCCAGAAGGTCTAGCAGGAGAAGGCCCAGCCTGCAAAGCAAACCAAGGAGACCTTTGTGTGCTGGGTGCCTTCTGCGAGCCAAAGACACCCTATGTAGAAGGGGTGAGTTGGGCAGCTGGGGACCCCAAGGTCTTGAAATGAGTGAGGTCTAGTCATAATTAATTCAGCCAAGCAAGGAGTCTGGCGTCCAGGGAGGTTCTGTTAGGTTCAACTGCAGTTTACCTATGAATAATAGAAGAGCAGGTTGGCGGGTCTCGGGGAGAGTAAATATTACATGAAGTCAAGCTGGCTCCAGGTTCCAGTAACTAATACGAAGGGAAGCTGGGTTTGGCACAGAGTTCTGAGGGCAAAGAGAGGCTGGAGATGGGAGAGAGGTGGGGATGTAGAGAGGCCCAGAGTTTCTGCTGTCCATGCTGGTGAAGGGAAGGGCTGCTAACAATCTGAAACAATGCAACCCCTTTGGCCCATGTGGTTACAAAGAGGGCTCCTCTCAGCATGATCCTCAGCTCCTGCGCTCCAGGCTCCTCTCTGAAGGGTTTCTACTGGCTCCTTAGGGGACTATTGTATGCAACCTGCCCAACAACCTCTTTAGGGTGCCTCCCTCATAGCACAGACCAATGGGCAGAATCCTCTGGCTGGCTGAAAGGTGAACGGAAACAATCCCATTGATAATACTCCACAAAGGCCATGCTTCCAGGTTCCGTACAGAGTCTGCGAGCAGGTTTATCAGAGGTAAAAGAACCCACCAAGCCCTGAGGGCAGGAGCCAGTTCCCTGGGAGCAGCTAAACACCGGCAGTGGTGGCATGaatgcagctccctgccccgctgTGGGTGGCAACAGAACCTTTAACTCAGGTGTCTGCAGCAGGAAAAACCACACCAGTTCACCTTTCAGGTCCCAATCCTATGATGGGATCCATGTGAGTGGCCCCCTACATTAACATAGAGCCCCATTGGTCAGTGTGGGTCCACCTATGCAATCCAAtagcaggatcaaggcctaaatgGGTCACTTTCTTTAAACTTCTCCCTGAAACTAGTGCATGTGGGTGAGATCTCCTGCTAGGCTGGGCTTGTGGGTGAGGCCATCAATAGCCAATCCTACAAACTCATGCTCCTGCAAATGATCCTTATAGACATGAACAGTCACTTGAAGTCAGTGGTTCTACTTGCCATGGGTCAGGGtggcaggatcaggtcctcagAGAGCAGCAGCAATGGCCACACGAGGCATTTCTTCTACGCTAAACTACAGAGGGTGGTTAGAAATAAGGGGATTATTTTGGAAAGTGCTCAAGGAAACCCAGGCTGGCCCATTACCTGGCTGCAGTAAGTTGCCTTTGTCCCACAGGCACATCATACTGGGGTACGAATGCCACCGTTTTTGTAACCCTGGAACGGACTGACCACAGTTGCCCGCCTTTCACCACTTCACATGCACATACCTAGAGGGATCGGCGTCTCAGCAggctcccagtcctgcaaacccttactcatgtgaggagTCCTTACTGGAATCAATGAGGCTACTCGCATGAGGAAGGATTTGCAAGATCGGGCCCATAAATATTTGGTGGTGGGAGGGAAAAAGGAAAAGTAGTCAAGGCTGAACTGTATTTTTTGTAGAGATCTTTCAAAATCTGTGCTAGGATGTGAGAAAGGGGTGATGAGATAGTGCCTCTTAGGCCCACAAGCTCTGGGCTGGTTCTGTCTGTATTGCCTTCTTCATTAGAACATCACCGCACCTCTTGAACTCATTATAGGCTCACCGGTTTTCCTAAGGCCCCTTTTCCATTCAGCTAGCTGATCTGTGCCTGTTGAATGGCCAAGTTCTGGCCTTGGCCAGTGATTCCCACAGTCCCTGCTGTCCACCAGCCCTTTTGCATTCCCATCATCCACCATGGCAGAGAACGGCATGGAGCAACTCCCACCATTAGCCAGCAGCAAGCTTTGAACCCAAGAAGCAGCATGGTCCTccactgcttgagctaaaggagtaactccagtagctggcagcagcagtaggcagtaccaggtttacaatggcaccagaGGTGCCATGGAaccgggcccatgctcagaaagGGCCCTGGCCTGCTCCGCTTGCACTGTGCCCCAAgaccctgctggctcccccccgcccaccatttgctcctcttggcctgcctGCCGGCTGGCCAagggctcctctcctctccatggCCCCATCCCCTGTTCCTCTCAGcccctggccagaccccagtgcacctctcgctctgggcagtctctgcttcccaccacctatGGCCTAtggggtgttggggggtggggacggctgtgtggtgtggcatggtcccacccctgaggggaaggggcacgctggcaaCACAGGTCCGGGCAGGCCACTGTGTGTCTGGCAACTgttggtttgtaaatagtgccctgcactgggctgggcggaggggggccacccctgccatgccatgccccattgcccttGGCTGGCCCCTCGCTCTCAGGACCAACCTCCCTGCGCCATGCtccatttccctcatggaggcccacaaatatgtttggtgccggccccacaaaaggttaatccgtcCCTGGCAGCAGGACATGTCTATCCCTCTGCAGATCAGCTACAGAAAGGAGACAAGTAACACACACTGAACTATGTGTTACATTTGGTTCAGCCAGACCTCCTCCGGTCCATTTCTGCATGTAATGCTGCTGTACTGTTTCACTGATGAGATCTCAGTGCCTGTACCACTCCCTGTATCCCTGCCTCTCTCCTCAGTAATGCTGTTGTGTTGGTCGCTTTCCAGAATCTGACCTACCTTTAGGGAATTTCTCTAATAAGAATTAATATTTCACTAACTTCTCCCCTCATTTCCAAGATAAAGATCTTTCCCCGTGTTTCTAACAGGACCTGAGACTGTTGGAgctgaaagaattttaaacatCTCATTGACTTTCCCCCCATCGCTGATGAAGTTTATTCTCTGTCCTTAGGCAATGAAATTAGGCTGGTCAGTTTCACACtttttctagtcagtttcacttgttCTGAGGTACTAAAACAAAGACtttaactgaaactttttttaaacctcaTAGTTCAGTTCAGATTTTGTCTTGTcaaattcccctcctcccactacAGAACCTACATTTTGGGCTTAAATGGCAGTGGCCCTTTAAGAACTGGTAGGTATAAATAGCCAGGCCCTAGGCTATCCTGCTGTTCTGTTTCCGTTGTTGTCTGCACGCTATGCAACGCTTCTGCCAAACCCAGACCTGGTAGAAGTGGCTACAGCTCCACTGGCTCCTCTTATACCAATTGACTTTGGCTGCCAGTGCCTCATTCGCCTCTCACTCAGGGCCCAGTGCAACTCCTGTTAACGTCAATGGAATAGCTCCTAGTGACGTTAATGGGAGATGATGGAATATGCCCGTATGCCTTGGTAGAGGAGTATCCCCACTGAAATAATGGAGTTAAAATGGGCTGTGACTGGGGTACATGAGAGGGGACTCAGGCTCTCTTGTCCTTCCCCAGCTGTTCCATTTTAAAGCTGCTCATGGCTTAGGTTAGGCTACACTTGCCATCTTTCTGTGGCCAGGTGCCTTAGATCCATACATTTATCACAGGGGTCGGCAAGTCTTTCAGTTCCCCTAGGGACGGGGGAGCCCACAGAGCAAGGGCAGGTTAGAAAGGTTTACTTACCCACATCCTTTATCGCCAGTAGCAAAACTCTGCTGCCAAACACTCTGCCCATGAGCTTTGTCCAGTCCCTGTTCACaccaagatttttttcccctgggttCAGGTTCATCTTGGTCCTTAGA
This genomic window from Eretmochelys imbricata isolate rEreImb1 chromosome 3, rEreImb1.hap1, whole genome shotgun sequence contains:
- the TMEM151B gene encoding transmembrane protein 151B; protein product: MSPPASAAAAGERGSSTSAPPEEAEGAREEQRPVKQSLSKSLCRESHWKCLLLSLLMYGCMGAMTWCHVTKVTRLTFDSAYKGKSMMYHDSPCSNGYVYIPLAFLVMLYVVYLVECWHCYVRNELQYKVDVDSVHERVQRMQQATPCIWWKAISYHYVRRTRQVTRYRNGDAYTTTQVYHERVNTHVAEAEFDYSNCGVKDISKDLMDLESYPATRLRFTKCFSFANVESENSYLTQRARFFTENEGLDDYMEAREGMHLKNVDFKEYMVAFSDPDNLPWYVSHYVFWVAALLSLSWPLRVLNEYRTSYVHYHVEKLFGFDFVAVTPAEERSFCRRMPRVNTVDSTELEWHIRSNQQLVPSYSEAVLMDLVGLSSCTSYSACRYGGYRQNCERCHRTISSSSIFSRSALSICNGSPRIPFSSSRFSLGRLYGSRRSCLWQSRSGSLNEQSCPTEQTRLSSQVTMEEEDPPAYQDALYFPVLIVHRNEGCLNHDHRHLHRNGSCMETSL